A part of Agromyces protaetiae genomic DNA contains:
- a CDS encoding tetratricopeptide repeat protein, translating into MSGSASKSGAISGRTAAIIMGVLLALYLGLVGWRAVQFILTGEPIAIAIGVALIVLPIIGAWALWRELDFGVRSQRLVERLSDEGGADLGLPVSESGRVDRAAATAEFERFKAAAESEPGSWRAWLRLGLVYDAAGDRRRARGAIRTAIELERRAS; encoded by the coding sequence ATGAGCGGGTCGGCATCGAAGTCGGGGGCCATCAGTGGCCGCACCGCGGCGATCATCATGGGGGTGCTCCTCGCCCTCTACCTCGGGCTCGTGGGCTGGCGCGCCGTGCAGTTCATCCTGACCGGCGAACCGATCGCGATCGCGATCGGCGTCGCGCTCATCGTGCTGCCGATCATCGGCGCGTGGGCGCTGTGGCGCGAACTCGACTTCGGCGTCCGCTCGCAGCGCCTCGTCGAGCGGCTCTCCGACGAGGGCGGCGCCGACCTCGGGCTACCGGTCTCCGAGAGCGGGCGCGTCGACCGTGCGGCGGCGACGGCCGAGTTCGAGCGGTTCAAGGCCGCCGCAGAATCCGAACCCGGCTCGTGGCGCGCCTGGCTCCGGTTGGGGCTCGTCTACGATGCCGCGGGCGACCGCAGGCGCGCACGCGGAGCCATCCGGACCGCTATCGAACTCGAGCGCCGCGCGAGCTGA
- the dapB gene encoding 4-hydroxy-tetrahydrodipicolinate reductase, whose translation MTIRVAVAGATGKMGKLALRLIEEAPDLELHAALGRETPLSAIDGADVAFDVTHPAASADIVRHSLSIGVPIVVGTSGWSAPRISEIEAFRRELGEGAPAVLFVPNFSIGSVLGTAFAALAAKFFDSIEIVEAHHAGKVDSPSGTAVRTAELMTAARGERGPVAAPHADQRARGQLVGGIPIHSLRLSGVVAEQRVVLGGDGETLTIAHSTVSPSSYEAGILLALRRAPEAEGVTVGLDALLDLGISSDR comes from the coding sequence GTGACGATTCGGGTCGCCGTGGCCGGGGCCACGGGCAAGATGGGTAAGCTCGCACTCCGACTCATCGAGGAGGCGCCCGATCTCGAACTGCACGCGGCCCTCGGTCGTGAGACACCCCTCAGTGCGATCGACGGGGCGGATGTCGCGTTCGACGTCACCCATCCCGCGGCGAGCGCCGACATCGTGCGCCACTCGCTCTCGATCGGCGTTCCGATCGTCGTCGGCACGTCGGGGTGGTCGGCCCCGCGCATCTCCGAGATCGAGGCGTTCCGCCGCGAACTGGGCGAGGGCGCGCCTGCCGTGCTGTTCGTGCCGAACTTCTCGATCGGCAGCGTGCTCGGCACGGCGTTCGCGGCGCTCGCCGCCAAGTTCTTCGACTCGATCGAGATCGTCGAGGCCCACCACGCGGGCAAGGTCGACTCGCCGTCGGGCACGGCTGTCCGCACGGCCGAACTCATGACCGCGGCGCGCGGCGAACGCGGGCCGGTCGCGGCCCCGCACGCCGACCAGCGTGCCCGAGGGCAGCTCGTCGGAGGCATCCCCATCCACAGTCTGCGACTCTCGGGCGTCGTCGCCGAGCAGCGTGTCGTCCTCGGCGGCGACGGCGAGACGCTCACGATCGCGCATTCGACCGTCTCGCCGAGCTCGTACGAGGCCGGCATCCTGCTCGCGCTGCGTCGCGCACCCGAGGCGGAGGGCGTCACGGTCGGCCTCGACGCGCTCCTCGACCTCGGCATCTCGAGCGACCGATGA